In Halomarina salina, one DNA window encodes the following:
- a CDS encoding S8 family peptidase, giving the protein MAERIILVTGRPEFLYDCPCTVKETYDFGRWGSAALVEYDTEAEAASVLEADDRVHSIEENHTATLRLEPEYVSENPDDVATIEDVRRLHDVPAKSARGSGVTVVAMDSGVDTSHPVFSDATIEQVDVTGSGRGDAVGHGTAVLGQVTRLAPEADLVSLRIFGEQGQTKTNVIMRAYEWLHNNTGEYDVVNMSWGAQQRSEQIDRTHNELIAKGVRGVVAAGNSGEKGGSPATADRAFSVGACTVDGTMAEFSSYNPRRDNPDVTAIGKDNRLAQADGTTMGTELSGRWVKASGTSFSAPEVAGMVAKYLGVHPDAAPADIVTAFEETARDIKDQPRDGAGLADYRAAVGHGGAPAPSPPTEPSPEPSPDGVSATVWDTPTRDLLEVDADWLTAGEYTVTRTQSDGEGTTLRLVADGQEGGGSGRSGHAEPGEE; this is encoded by the coding sequence ATGGCCGAACGCATCATCCTCGTCACGGGACGTCCCGAGTTCCTGTACGACTGTCCGTGTACCGTCAAGGAGACCTACGACTTCGGCCGCTGGGGGTCGGCGGCGCTCGTCGAGTACGACACCGAGGCCGAGGCGGCGTCGGTGCTAGAAGCCGACGACCGGGTCCACAGCATCGAGGAGAACCACACGGCGACCCTCCGTCTCGAACCCGAGTACGTCAGCGAGAACCCCGACGACGTCGCCACCATCGAGGACGTCCGACGGCTCCACGACGTCCCCGCGAAGAGCGCGCGCGGGAGCGGCGTGACGGTGGTGGCGATGGACTCGGGGGTCGACACCTCCCATCCCGTGTTCAGCGACGCGACCATCGAGCAGGTCGACGTCACCGGGAGCGGGAGGGGCGACGCCGTCGGGCACGGGACGGCCGTGCTCGGGCAGGTCACCCGGCTCGCTCCCGAGGCGGACCTCGTCTCCCTCCGCATCTTCGGGGAGCAGGGGCAGACGAAGACGAACGTCATCATGCGCGCGTACGAGTGGCTCCACAACAACACCGGCGAGTACGACGTCGTCAACATGTCCTGGGGCGCACAGCAACGCTCGGAGCAGATCGACAGGACGCACAACGAACTGATAGCGAAGGGCGTCCGCGGCGTCGTCGCGGCCGGGAACAGCGGCGAGAAGGGCGGCAGCCCCGCGACCGCCGACCGGGCGTTCAGCGTCGGCGCGTGTACCGTGGACGGGACGATGGCGGAGTTCTCCTCGTACAACCCACGGCGCGACAACCCCGACGTCACCGCCATCGGGAAGGACAACCGACTCGCGCAGGCCGACGGGACGACGATGGGCACGGAGCTCTCCGGGCGCTGGGTGAAGGCCTCCGGCACGTCGTTCAGCGCACCCGAGGTCGCGGGGATGGTCGCGAAGTACCTCGGCGTCCACCCCGACGCCGCCCCCGCAGATATCGTCACCGCGTTCGAGGAGACCGCCCGCGACATCAAGGACCAGCCACGCGACGGGGCCGGACTCGCCGACTACCGCGCCGCGGTCGGCCACGGTGGGGCCCCCGCACCGTCTCCACCCACGGAGCCGTCACCCGAACCGTCGCCCGACGGCGTCTCGGCGACGGTCTGGGACACGCCGACCCGCGACCTGCTCGAAGTCGACGCCGACTGGCTGACCGCTGGCGAGTACACGGTGACGCGCACCCAGAGCGACGGCGAGGGGACGACGCTCCGACTCGTCGCCGACGGCCAGGAGGGCGGTGGGTCGGGGCGGTCCGGCCACGCAGAACCGGGCGAGGAGTAG
- a CDS encoding Lrp/AsnC family transcriptional regulator — protein MDYRLDEIDKRVIYRLMEDARNTSAPDIASEMNVSPGTIRNRIRQLEEHDIITGYHVNVDFERVEKRLTNLIVCTVPVPERAKLAAQVSQIPGVVNVREVMTGQRNLHVVAVGTSMEDLTRISRAIASFDLEIDGEDLLQREHIEPYAPFGPENGHGTASLTDFISLAGHAQVVEVTVTSDAPVAGHTLEEANEDGLLDDGLLVVAIERDGQIITPRGETAIRPDDVVTVFSKEELSRDMVQRFTTA, from the coding sequence ATGGATTATCGACTCGACGAGATAGACAAGCGAGTCATCTACCGGCTGATGGAGGACGCGCGGAACACCTCCGCGCCCGACATCGCCTCGGAGATGAACGTCTCGCCGGGCACCATCCGCAACCGCATCCGCCAGCTCGAAGAGCACGACATCATCACGGGCTACCACGTCAACGTGGACTTCGAGCGGGTCGAGAAGCGGCTGACCAACCTCATCGTCTGTACCGTCCCGGTCCCGGAGCGGGCGAAACTCGCCGCGCAGGTGAGCCAGATTCCGGGCGTCGTCAACGTCCGAGAGGTGATGACCGGGCAGCGGAACCTCCACGTCGTCGCCGTCGGGACCAGCATGGAGGACCTGACGCGCATCTCGCGGGCCATCGCGTCGTTCGACCTGGAGATCGACGGCGAGGACCTGCTCCAGCGCGAACACATCGAACCCTACGCGCCGTTCGGCCCGGAGAACGGTCACGGAACGGCCTCGCTGACGGACTTCATCAGTCTCGCGGGCCACGCGCAGGTCGTCGAGGTGACCGTCACGTCCGACGCACCGGTCGCCGGCCACACGCTCGAGGAGGCCAACGAGGACGGCCTGCTCGACGACGGACTCCTCGTCGTCGCCATCGAACGCGACGGCCAGATAATCACGCCGCGCGGTGAGACCGCCATCCGCCCGGACGACGTGGTGACGGTCTTCTCCAAGGAGGAACTCTCGCGTGACATGGTCCAGCGGTTCACGACCGCGTAG
- a CDS encoding DUF7289 family protein, producing the protein MDHSPQRTRAQSEVLGFVLLVGMVAVAVTTIVVIGGGAMDDLTEASNAENAEIMMSQFDSQVSAVSLGDSDRQSFTFSGDGSASVDEGAGTITVTQIGCGSCSQEILHTHLGAVKYMTGSTTVAYQGGGVWRTDGQHTRMVSPPEFHYTWRNDPSSNPTLTFPVVSITGSEPLSGPATISKTNSKSLFPGDDAAQTNPLSSGSIEVVIQSEYYEGWATYFEERTSAESVDVDDEKQLVTVILSVPNKSREVADGIATADPTLKIQGSGGVDSYDSSVGSYAATKGEEGSVFVGNGLKYSGGSTIKGDMRINGDFDAGGGIDVTGRLIVNGDVTFGGGSKIDNEVIADGDLTFYGNSINAPVTIAGDIYTKGGSNVNGEITAGGDFDWDGNSINDNVYLGGAFNPKSWNEPPAGTVHEHYAALDLSAVDEAADLTPPEMTAIDPTIEARVDAYRATNDNTGSDASRIEAGHCADGYSSCTLTAGTYYFDDFELQNDDITFDTSDGPIYIAVDGEVSSTGSASVQITGSDRVHLYTTGDTKVTSGTTWKSDDSRGDHLWLYGSSSSTVKISGGATFYGVVYAPSNEDITVTGGSDVYGALVGSASKVTGDSAVHYDIVLKDQKPDLVGGGGVPLTYLHISHNEVVVKNAN; encoded by the coding sequence ATGGATCATTCTCCCCAAAGGACCAGAGCACAGAGTGAGGTACTCGGATTCGTGTTACTCGTGGGGATGGTCGCGGTGGCAGTTACGACGATAGTGGTCATCGGAGGCGGTGCGATGGATGATCTCACAGAAGCCAGTAATGCCGAGAACGCTGAAATCATGATGTCGCAGTTCGACTCACAGGTGAGTGCAGTCTCTCTAGGGGACAGCGACCGGCAGTCGTTCACTTTCAGTGGGGATGGCTCAGCAAGTGTTGATGAGGGTGCAGGAACGATCACCGTCACACAGATCGGCTGTGGGTCGTGCTCACAGGAGATTCTCCACACACATCTCGGTGCGGTCAAGTATATGACTGGGTCGACGACAGTTGCCTATCAGGGTGGGGGCGTCTGGCGAACGGACGGTCAGCACACAAGGATGGTTTCGCCACCGGAGTTCCACTACACGTGGCGGAATGACCCTTCCTCAAACCCGACGCTGACCTTCCCTGTCGTCAGTATCACTGGCTCTGAGCCCCTCTCGGGACCTGCAACGATTTCGAAGACCAACTCGAAATCGCTGTTCCCGGGCGACGACGCTGCGCAGACCAATCCCCTTTCATCGGGAAGCATTGAGGTCGTCATTCAGAGCGAGTACTACGAAGGCTGGGCAACGTATTTCGAGGAACGGACGAGTGCAGAAAGCGTAGACGTCGACGATGAAAAGCAATTAGTCACAGTCATTCTCTCGGTACCGAATAAGAGTCGGGAAGTCGCCGACGGCATCGCAACCGCTGACCCGACGCTCAAGATTCAGGGAAGCGGCGGCGTCGACAGCTATGACTCCTCGGTAGGCTCCTATGCCGCGACGAAAGGGGAGGAGGGCAGTGTCTTTGTCGGGAACGGGCTGAAATACTCCGGAGGGAGCACAATCAAAGGCGACATGCGCATTAACGGTGATTTCGATGCCGGTGGCGGTATCGATGTCACTGGCCGTCTCATCGTCAACGGCGATGTCACATTCGGTGGCGGGTCGAAAATCGACAACGAGGTCATTGCCGATGGCGACCTCACGTTCTATGGGAATTCTATCAACGCCCCTGTGACCATCGCCGGGGACATCTACACGAAAGGCGGTTCCAATGTGAATGGGGAGATTACTGCCGGTGGCGACTTCGATTGGGACGGGAATAGCATCAACGACAATGTCTACCTCGGTGGTGCGTTCAATCCTAAGAGCTGGAACGAGCCACCGGCTGGGACGGTCCACGAACACTACGCTGCGCTTGACCTCAGCGCAGTCGATGAGGCAGCTGACCTCACGCCTCCTGAGATGACTGCAATTGACCCGACGATTGAGGCACGTGTCGATGCCTACCGGGCGACAAACGACAACACAGGGTCAGATGCCAGTCGCATCGAGGCAGGGCACTGTGCAGATGGGTACTCGTCGTGCACGCTCACAGCGGGAACGTACTATTTCGACGACTTCGAGTTGCAGAACGACGACATCACGTTCGACACGAGTGATGGACCGATCTACATCGCTGTTGATGGCGAAGTTAGCTCTACAGGATCGGCGAGCGTTCAAATCACGGGATCTGACCGGGTCCACCTCTACACGACCGGCGACACCAAGGTAACGAGTGGGACGACCTGGAAGAGCGATGACTCACGTGGTGACCATCTCTGGCTGTATGGGTCGAGTAGTTCGACGGTGAAGATTTCGGGTGGAGCCACCTTCTATGGCGTCGTCTACGCCCCAAGTAACGAGGACATTACCGTCACTGGTGGCTCGGATGTCTATGGCGCGCTCGTTGGGAGCGCAAGTAAGGTCACTGGGGACTCGGCAGTCCACTACGATATCGTGTTAAAAGATCAGAAACCGGACCTCGTTGGTGGTGGTGGCGTTCCGCTGACGTACCTCCACATTAGCCACAATGAAGTCGTTGTCAAGAACGCAAACTGA
- a CDS encoding helix-turn-helix domain-containing protein, producing MGRRHTASSRELTEEERTALRTALEAGYFAVPRRISTVELAECLETSSSTLVERLRRGTAKLAVTQLETD from the coding sequence ATGGGGAGGAGACACACGGCCAGTTCGAGAGAGCTGACCGAGGAGGAACGCACTGCGCTCCGAACGGCGCTCGAAGCGGGATACTTCGCCGTCCCGCGCCGCATCTCGACGGTCGAACTCGCCGAGTGCCTGGAGACGTCCAGCAGTACGCTCGTCGAACGACTCCGTCGAGGGACGGCGAAGCTCGCTGTCACCCAGCTCGAGACAGACTGA
- a CDS encoding ArsR/SmtB family transcription factor gives MSTERESAEVFAALCSAHAREMLVAAASEQFSAEEFADHCDVSLPTVYRHVEALVDLGMLEERTELDPDGNHYTVYRTNLDYVRFDLNQSGFLATVRRQLDVVDRFGDLWNDLEAPSD, from the coding sequence GTGAGCACGGAGCGGGAGTCGGCCGAGGTGTTCGCGGCGCTCTGCAGCGCGCACGCCCGCGAGATGCTCGTGGCGGCCGCGTCCGAGCAGTTCTCGGCCGAGGAGTTCGCCGACCACTGCGACGTCTCGCTCCCGACCGTCTACCGCCACGTCGAGGCCCTCGTCGACCTCGGCATGCTCGAAGAGCGGACCGAACTCGACCCCGACGGCAACCACTACACCGTGTACCGCACGAACCTCGACTACGTCCGGTTCGACCTCAACCAGTCGGGGTTCCTCGCCACCGTCCGGCGACAACTCGACGTCGTCGACCGGTTCGGCGACCTCTGGAACGACCTCGAAGCGCCCTCCGACTGA
- a CDS encoding helix-turn-helix domain-containing protein — MSVIASIEIAAEDFSFGGALAADTGLRIRLERVVPMGSTFIPYFWVEDGSIEHIERSLESDGAIESVDVVDSLNGESLVRVRWEEDLDGLLDAMVETGAVILEGTGEEGRWTFQFRFPDHDALTDFYRQCIDRNIPLDLQSVHNPGLPESMGLGLGVTDAQREALLLALDRGYFDVPRRINLTDLSSEMGISDTAVSQRIRRGITSILAATLPEADEGSH, encoded by the coding sequence ATGAGTGTTATCGCTAGCATCGAGATCGCAGCCGAGGATTTCAGCTTCGGCGGAGCGCTAGCTGCAGATACTGGTCTCCGGATTCGACTCGAGCGGGTCGTGCCGATGGGGTCGACGTTCATCCCGTACTTCTGGGTGGAGGACGGCTCCATCGAGCACATCGAGCGGTCGCTCGAATCCGACGGAGCCATCGAATCGGTCGACGTCGTGGACTCGCTGAACGGCGAGTCGCTCGTCCGGGTACGGTGGGAAGAGGACCTCGACGGACTCCTCGACGCGATGGTCGAGACGGGTGCGGTCATCCTCGAAGGGACCGGCGAGGAGGGCCGCTGGACGTTCCAGTTCCGGTTCCCGGACCACGACGCACTCACCGACTTCTACCGACAGTGTATCGACCGGAACATCCCGCTCGACCTCCAGAGCGTCCACAACCCCGGTCTCCCCGAGAGCATGGGGCTGGGACTCGGCGTCACCGACGCCCAGCGAGAAGCGCTGCTCTTAGCGCTCGACAGGGGCTACTTCGACGTTCCGCGTCGAATCAACCTCACGGACCTCTCCTCGGAGATGGGCATCTCGGATACGGCGGTCTCCCAGCGCATCCGACGTGGTATCACGTCGATTCTCGCCGCGACCCTCCCCGAGGCCGACGAGGGGTCCCACTGA
- a CDS encoding helix-turn-helix domain-containing protein — MSIFAEFSLPVTAFPPSSRLTEDPDISAELERIVPTGSVTHYLWFVGGEYDRAIEHLRTDAEVESLDVLDEFDDRVLVRIHWKRLQMPVFDLIEETGGLLVEATGTAAGWDVALRFPSQDALARFYSECRQRGITLELRGINESGFGEQDGDYGLTSAQRETVEAAFQAGYFEVPRQTTLAALAEELGVSEQAVSERLRRGLLKFLTATLKAPDSH, encoded by the coding sequence ATGAGCATCTTCGCCGAGTTCTCGCTCCCGGTGACGGCGTTCCCACCGAGCAGTCGACTCACGGAGGACCCCGACATCAGCGCGGAACTCGAACGGATCGTACCGACCGGGAGCGTCACGCACTACCTCTGGTTCGTCGGCGGTGAGTACGACCGTGCTATCGAACACCTCCGGACCGACGCAGAGGTCGAGTCGCTGGACGTACTCGACGAATTCGACGACCGTGTGCTCGTTCGTATCCACTGGAAACGCCTCCAGATGCCCGTGTTCGACCTCATCGAGGAGACCGGGGGACTGCTGGTCGAAGCGACGGGCACCGCGGCAGGGTGGGACGTCGCCCTCCGATTCCCCAGTCAGGATGCCCTCGCCCGCTTCTACAGCGAGTGTCGACAGCGCGGTATCACGCTCGAACTGCGCGGCATCAACGAATCCGGGTTCGGGGAGCAGGACGGCGACTACGGACTGACGTCGGCACAGCGCGAGACGGTCGAGGCAGCGTTCCAGGCCGGGTACTTCGAGGTCCCGCGACAGACGACGCTCGCTGCACTGGCCGAGGAGCTCGGCGTCTCCGAACAGGCGGTCTCCGAACGCCTCCGTCGCGGCCTGCTGAAGTTCCTCACGGCGACGTTGAAGGCGCCGGACTCCCACTGA
- a CDS encoding polysaccharide deacetylase family protein, with translation MTDEESAVSRRAFLATGGVALGGSLLSTVDSGLPGEGPTESGPSTATSQTTTETETVASGQPTDTPTETPAPGEVVPPYLGAFFPDGDLVDDMSDLSRWSGEGTVRADEAARFRGDQSLYYENEGAVRLTGDYHDDPIDLSGRALSVATWFGEPKGEQPTFSIRAHAPDRHNTVTMRTSWTGNKDARWQRQDLAVSQVDGSPDLSTVTRLDVGAWASGATFELHLADIRTHPKPETGKFVFLFDDTHRHHYDDYFPILQRYDYPAIEAVVKEYVGRGDRLTVAQIHELRDAGWDVCNHMVDHENVTELSTEELRANIAEMDAFFEDIGAPEGKAFAIYCFGAYDGPSLDVMAEHFDFVFGGGGLGNYDLTNPGVVACDGIDDNVERGFELATHAAEYQSVGIPTIHDLEVEQFERLVEHVHDLDEAGKSTS, from the coding sequence ATGACCGACGAGGAATCAGCGGTGTCCCGCAGGGCGTTTCTCGCGACTGGTGGCGTGGCACTCGGTGGCAGTCTCCTGAGTACCGTCGACTCTGGACTCCCCGGCGAGGGTCCGACGGAGTCCGGACCATCGACGGCCACGTCGCAGACGACGACCGAGACCGAGACTGTGGCGAGCGGCCAACCAACCGACACGCCGACGGAGACACCCGCTCCGGGCGAGGTCGTACCGCCGTACCTCGGCGCGTTCTTCCCCGACGGCGACCTGGTCGACGACATGAGCGACCTCTCGCGGTGGTCCGGCGAGGGCACCGTTCGCGCCGACGAGGCCGCCCGATTCCGCGGTGACCAGTCCCTGTACTACGAGAACGAGGGAGCCGTCCGGCTCACGGGCGACTACCACGACGACCCCATCGACCTCTCCGGGCGGGCGCTGTCCGTCGCGACGTGGTTCGGGGAACCGAAAGGCGAACAGCCGACGTTCTCCATCCGCGCCCACGCTCCCGACAGACACAACACGGTCACCATGCGGACGTCCTGGACCGGGAACAAAGACGCCCGGTGGCAGCGACAGGACCTCGCAGTGAGCCAGGTCGACGGCTCACCCGACCTCTCGACCGTGACACGACTCGACGTCGGCGCGTGGGCGTCGGGGGCGACGTTCGAACTCCACCTCGCGGACATCCGCACGCACCCGAAACCCGAGACGGGGAAGTTCGTCTTCCTGTTCGACGACACCCACCGCCACCACTACGACGACTACTTCCCCATCCTCCAGCGGTACGACTACCCGGCCATCGAAGCCGTCGTGAAGGAGTACGTCGGTCGTGGCGACCGACTCACCGTCGCCCAGATTCACGAACTGCGCGACGCGGGGTGGGACGTGTGTAACCACATGGTCGACCACGAGAACGTCACCGAACTCTCCACCGAGGAACTCAGGGCGAACATCGCCGAGATGGACGCGTTCTTCGAGGACATCGGTGCCCCCGAGGGGAAGGCGTTTGCCATCTACTGCTTCGGCGCGTATGACGGTCCGAGCCTCGACGTGATGGCCGAACACTTCGACTTCGTGTTCGGCGGTGGTGGCCTCGGCAACTACGACCTCACGAACCCCGGCGTGGTCGCCTGCGACGGCATCGACGACAACGTCGAGCGTGGCTTCGAACTCGCTACCCACGCCGCGGAGTACCAGAGCGTCGGCATCCCGACCATCCACGACCTGGAGGTGGAGCAGTTCGAACGCCTCGTCGAGCACGTCCATGACCTCGACGAAGCGGGGAAATCGACGTCGTGA
- a CDS encoding S1C family serine protease: MSDRSLSRRRYLGGLATAAASGLAGCSGVLGDQESNESATEPPTTDAGNGTADGSESPYTQVYRDAMPSVVLLNVTTASGEGQGSGFVFRDEYVVTNEHVVADATDVQVRFSRGEWRSASVVGTDVSSDLAVVQVDDRPDYADDLRFREDEPAIGTEVVAIGNPFGRFDGSASAGIVSGVNRSIPAQNGYTIPDAVQTDAAVNPGNSGGPLVDLDGRVAGVINSGGGENIAFAISAALARRVVPALVEDGDYTHAYVGVGLATVTPALAEANGLERPRGVYVDRVLGGGPSDGALQGSDGRQRVDGAAVPTGGDVVVGIGGTAVDTRQQLSSYLALQASPGEAVDVTVLRDGEERTVTVELGERPERPGAGVGGTETPNGRR, encoded by the coding sequence ATGAGTGACCGCTCGCTCTCGCGTCGGCGCTACCTCGGCGGTCTCGCGACCGCCGCCGCCAGCGGACTGGCCGGATGTTCGGGCGTCCTCGGTGACCAGGAGTCGAACGAGAGCGCGACCGAGCCCCCAACGACCGACGCCGGAAACGGCACCGCGGACGGGAGCGAGAGCCCGTACACGCAGGTGTACCGCGACGCGATGCCGTCGGTCGTCCTGCTGAACGTGACCACCGCCAGCGGCGAGGGACAGGGGTCGGGGTTCGTCTTCCGGGACGAGTACGTCGTGACCAACGAGCACGTCGTCGCGGATGCTACCGACGTCCAGGTGCGCTTCTCCCGAGGCGAGTGGCGCTCGGCCTCGGTCGTCGGCACGGACGTCTCCAGCGACCTCGCGGTCGTCCAGGTCGACGACCGGCCCGACTACGCCGATGACCTCCGGTTCCGCGAGGACGAACCGGCCATCGGGACGGAGGTCGTCGCCATCGGCAACCCGTTCGGGCGGTTCGACGGGTCGGCTTCGGCTGGCATCGTCAGCGGCGTCAACCGGTCGATTCCGGCACAGAACGGCTACACGATCCCCGACGCCGTCCAGACCGACGCCGCGGTCAACCCCGGTAACTCCGGCGGCCCGCTCGTGGACCTCGACGGCCGGGTCGCCGGCGTCATCAACTCCGGCGGCGGCGAGAACATCGCGTTCGCCATCTCGGCGGCGCTCGCACGTCGCGTCGTCCCCGCACTGGTCGAGGACGGCGACTACACCCACGCCTACGTGGGCGTCGGGCTGGCGACGGTGACGCCCGCGCTCGCCGAGGCGAACGGGCTGGAGCGACCGCGCGGCGTCTACGTCGACCGGGTGCTCGGCGGCGGGCCGTCCGACGGTGCCCTGCAGGGAAGCGACGGCCGACAGCGCGTCGACGGTGCGGCGGTACCGACGGGTGGCGACGTCGTCGTCGGCATCGGTGGGACGGCCGTCGACACCCGCCAGCAGCTCTCGTCGTACCTCGCGCTCCAGGCCTCGCCCGGGGAGGCAGTCGACGTGACCGTGCTCCGGGACGGCGAGGAGCGAACGGTGACCGTCGAACTCGGCGAGCGGCCCGAGCGACCGGGTGCGGGCGTCGGGGGGACCGAGACGCCGAACGGTCGCCGATAG
- a CDS encoding helix-turn-helix domain-containing protein: protein MSTIARFAIPADQFALGDVLEVRRGIRVRLESMIPTGEATIPYFWVPTDDADAVDEALRASELVDDVRILDQTDTETLFRVDWSRAVDGLVDIIEQSEAVILEAQGEGDDWSFRMRFPEQEDISEFYQTCVDAGLSPRLEEINNPRWQNDDGFGLTDAQRDALVTALDAGYFAVPRKTTLQELAEQFDISDTAFSQRLRRGLTKLLSSTMGEEPRLSVEAEDDD from the coding sequence ATGAGCACTATCGCCCGTTTCGCGATTCCTGCAGACCAGTTCGCGCTGGGTGACGTCCTCGAAGTCCGACGGGGAATCAGAGTCCGTCTCGAATCGATGATTCCGACGGGCGAGGCGACGATACCGTACTTCTGGGTCCCGACTGACGACGCCGACGCCGTCGACGAGGCCCTCCGAGCGTCAGAACTCGTCGACGACGTCCGAATCCTCGACCAGACGGACACGGAGACCCTCTTCCGGGTCGACTGGTCCCGAGCGGTCGACGGTCTCGTCGACATCATCGAGCAGTCCGAAGCCGTCATACTGGAGGCACAGGGCGAGGGAGACGACTGGTCGTTCCGGATGCGGTTCCCCGAGCAGGAGGACATCTCCGAGTTCTACCAGACCTGTGTCGACGCGGGACTCTCCCCGAGACTCGAAGAGATCAACAACCCGCGCTGGCAGAACGACGACGGGTTCGGCCTCACCGACGCTCAGCGCGACGCACTCGTGACGGCGCTCGACGCTGGCTACTTCGCGGTCCCCCGGAAGACCACCCTGCAGGAACTCGCCGAGCAGTTCGACATCTCGGACACGGCCTTCTCACAACGACTCCGACGCGGGCTGACGAAGCTCCTCTCGTCGACGATGGGGGAAGAGCCCCGCCTGTCCGTCGAAGCGGAAGACGACGATTGA
- a CDS encoding DUF7521 family protein, which translates to MSQPPELWTTAVSTLLLLVVGGALAAVSYLAYRREERRSLRTATVGFALLTAGSVVIPFYQSVVRRSYVLGGVELLRLQTVQTTMVALGLLALVYSLYQ; encoded by the coding sequence ATGTCCCAGCCACCCGAACTCTGGACGACGGCCGTCAGCACCCTCCTCCTGCTCGTCGTCGGCGGCGCGCTCGCGGCCGTCAGCTACCTCGCCTACCGCCGGGAGGAGCGACGGTCGCTCCGCACCGCCACCGTCGGGTTCGCGCTGCTCACGGCCGGGAGCGTCGTCATCCCGTTCTACCAGTCGGTCGTCCGGCGCTCGTACGTCCTCGGCGGGGTGGAGCTGCTGCGACTCCAGACCGTCCAGACGACGATGGTCGCGCTCGGACTGCTGGCGCTCGTCTACTCGCTGTACCAGTGA
- a CDS encoding universal stress protein, with amino-acid sequence MTYDTILIPTDGSTETTPAFEHGLAIAERFDASVHALYVVDLGYSEAEFPDDDAWRSVYEDAEREANAALDDLALLAQERSPTISVVRSIRHGHPAQVVLDTIEETATDLVVMGPRRTSRIRRLFVGSTTERVVRASPVPVLTLRAESDETATERGDPTTEYADILVATDGSPGSARAVEHAVALAAEYEATLHAISVVERRYARSSFREFVEDEGYRALRSVLDRAAEAGVHVRTELVEGVPHEAIVEYVADHGVDLVVVGTHGRTGLDRLVLGSVAAHVVQTASVPVVTVPSAAHSDAGTA; translated from the coding sequence GTGACCTACGACACCATCCTCATTCCGACCGACGGGTCGACCGAGACGACGCCGGCCTTCGAACACGGACTCGCCATCGCCGAGCGGTTCGACGCGTCGGTCCACGCGCTGTACGTCGTCGACCTGGGCTACTCGGAGGCGGAGTTCCCGGACGACGACGCCTGGAGGAGCGTCTACGAGGACGCAGAACGCGAGGCGAACGCGGCGCTCGACGACCTCGCACTGCTCGCTCAGGAGCGCTCGCCGACGATATCGGTCGTCCGTTCGATTCGACACGGTCACCCCGCACAGGTCGTCCTCGACACCATCGAGGAGACGGCGACCGACCTCGTCGTGATGGGACCACGGCGGACGTCCCGCATTCGTCGCCTCTTCGTCGGCAGTACGACCGAGCGTGTCGTTCGAGCCTCCCCGGTACCGGTGCTGACGCTCCGCGCTGAATCCGACGAGACGGCCACCGAGCGCGGCGACCCCACGACGGAGTACGCCGATATCCTCGTCGCGACTGACGGGAGTCCGGGGTCGGCCAGGGCCGTCGAGCACGCCGTCGCGCTGGCGGCGGAGTACGAGGCGACGCTCCACGCCATATCGGTCGTCGAGCGACGATACGCGCGCTCGTCGTTCCGGGAGTTCGTGGAGGACGAGGGGTATCGAGCGCTCCGGTCGGTGCTCGACAGGGCCGCCGAGGCGGGAGTCCACGTCCGCACGGAACTGGTCGAGGGCGTCCCCCACGAAGCCATCGTCGAGTACGTCGCGGACCACGGCGTCGACCTCGTCGTGGTCGGCACACACGGACGAACCGGCCTCGACCGCCTCGTACTGGGGAGCGTCGCGGCGCACGTCGTCCAGACTGCCTCGGTCCCAGTGGTGACGGTACCCTCCGCCGCGCACTCGGACGCCGGGACGGCCTAG